One genomic window of Tachypleus tridentatus isolate NWPU-2018 chromosome 12, ASM421037v1, whole genome shotgun sequence includes the following:
- the LOC143235701 gene encoding uncharacterized protein LOC143235701: MGIFLGMLELNDFERSEAVAILPDVDYNAAQTRKRVRKKVLNDGDAQEVDLNARDKFCITTTYTIVDKLKTQMRRRGEVYKETANRFSFLSDVPNDVTSSAETERYSQCSQKLIDAYPEDLDTNLSAELQQFHLYVRHKFSATNTVKTRFSHAELCKIISEDKIECASRNVDISLRIFLTLMVTNCTAERSFSQLKHIKNLNRTTMRQERLDALSLLSIEADLLHQISFEDLIENFAIKISRRKL, translated from the exons ATGGGAATTTTTTTAGGGATGCTTGAGCTC AATGACTTTGAAAGATCTGAAGCAGTTGCaatactaccagatgttgattacaatgcagctcaaactcgcaAGCGTGTCAGGaagaaggtactcaatgacggagatgcacaagaagtagatctgaatgctAGAGATAAATTTTGTATTACCACCAcctacacaattgttgacaaactaaaaacccagatgagaagacgaggagaggtgtacaaagaaacagcaaacagattttctttcctaagtgatgtgccaaatgacgtcacttcatctgctgaaaccgaaaggtactctcagtgttcccaaaagctaattgatgcttacccagaggacttggacactaatctctctgccgagcttcagcagtttcacttATATGTGcgccataagttcagtgcaacaaacactgtaaaaaccagattcagtcatgctgaactttgtaaaataatatcagaagacaaaattgagtgtgcaTCTCGAAACGTAGACATTTcattgcgtatatttttaacattaatggtcacaaactgcacagctgagcgttcattttctcaactcaagcatattaaaaatctcAACAGAACAACCATGCGACAAGAAAGGCTGGATGCCTTAtctctgctaagtatagaagcagatttgttacaCCAAATAAGTTTTGAGGACTTAATCGAAAACTTTGCAATTAAAATATCtagaagaaaactttaa